The following coding sequences are from one Arcobacter nitrofigilis DSM 7299 window:
- a CDS encoding GntR family transcriptional regulator, whose product MFAKNGIPLYLQLKEKLLEDIKLNYKADDIIPAEGKLEEKYQVSRITVRKAIEELERENVVIKKQGKGTFVQEKKVLYDANSIGSLTQRLEKQKHLLTTKSISFEIIEEGEEHFVKDMLNCEKLLCIRRTRLLNEVPFALMINYFDVNTVPDIEKKLNLESLYAFLKEEYNIEFYNAEEIVEAKAANKDEAKRLNVKEGFPLLSLKRLSYDRSNKPIEYSNLVIKSDMYKHKIILSNDKMSNI is encoded by the coding sequence TTGTTTGCTAAAAATGGTATACCATTATATCTTCAACTAAAAGAGAAACTATTAGAAGATATTAAATTAAATTACAAAGCTGATGATATTATACCAGCTGAGGGCAAACTTGAAGAGAAATATCAAGTAAGTAGAATAACTGTAAGAAAAGCTATTGAAGAGTTAGAGCGAGAAAATGTAGTTATTAAAAAGCAAGGTAAAGGAACTTTTGTACAAGAAAAGAAAGTCCTTTATGATGCAAATTCTATTGGGTCTTTAACCCAAAGATTAGAAAAACAAAAACACCTTCTAACTACAAAGTCTATATCTTTTGAAATAATAGAAGAGGGTGAAGAGCACTTTGTAAAAGATATGTTAAATTGTGAAAAACTATTATGCATTAGAAGAACTAGATTGTTAAATGAAGTTCCTTTTGCATTGATGATAAACTATTTTGATGTAAATACTGTACCTGATATTGAGAAAAAGCTAAATCTTGAATCATTGTATGCCTTTTTAAAAGAAGAGTATAATATTGAATTTTATAACGCAGAAGAGATAGTAGAAGCAAAAGCTGCAAATAAAGATGAAGCTAAAAGATTAAATGTAAAAGAAGGTTTTCCTTTATTGTCTTTAAAAAGACTCTCATATGATAGAAGTAACAAGCCAATAGAGTATTCAAATTTGGTTATCAAATCAGATATGTACAAACACAAGATAATTTTATCAAATGATAAAATGTCAAATATATAA
- a CDS encoding GntR family transcriptional regulator, with amino-acid sequence MFAKNGIPLYIQLKKKLLKDIQDNYKPGDLLSPEVKLEKEYEVSRITIRKAIELLERDNVLERKQGSGTYIKEQKILYDANSIGSLTQRLNKQNHKLTTKSIEFEVIKKEHYVKELLKCDTLLCIKRFREMDGIPFALMLNYLDFDKVPNLKKKFNIESLYTFLKDEYNIEFFNAQETVEAKDSTKEEAQKLGIKEGSALLSLHRLSFDKDNNPVEYSDILIKANMYKHKITLSNDKISNY; translated from the coding sequence TTGTTTGCTAAAAATGGTATTCCCTTATATATACAATTAAAGAAAAAATTATTAAAAGATATTCAAGACAATTATAAACCTGGAGATTTATTATCTCCTGAAGTAAAGCTAGAAAAAGAGTATGAAGTAAGTAGAATAACTATAAGAAAAGCTATTGAATTACTTGAAAGAGATAATGTCTTAGAACGAAAACAAGGTTCAGGAACATATATAAAAGAACAAAAAATCCTTTATGATGCAAATTCAATTGGCTCACTAACTCAAAGATTAAATAAACAAAATCATAAACTTACTACTAAATCAATTGAATTTGAAGTTATTAAAAAAGAGCATTATGTAAAAGAGTTATTAAAATGTGATACTCTGTTGTGCATAAAAAGATTTAGAGAGATGGATGGAATACCTTTTGCTTTGATGTTAAATTATTTGGATTTTGATAAAGTTCCAAATTTAAAGAAAAAGTTTAATATAGAGTCTTTATATACTTTCTTAAAAGATGAATACAATATAGAATTTTTTAATGCTCAAGAGACAGTGGAAGCAAAAGACTCTACAAAAGAAGAAGCGCAAAAGTTAGGTATAAAAGAGGGCTCTGCACTTTTATCTTTGCATAGATTATCTTTTGACAAAGATAATAATCCTGTGGAATATTCAGACATCTTAATCAAAGCAAATATGTATAAACATAAAATAACACTCTCAAATGATAAAATCTCAAATTATTAA